The following proteins come from a genomic window of Dreissena polymorpha isolate Duluth1 chromosome 1, UMN_Dpol_1.0, whole genome shotgun sequence:
- the LOC127838737 gene encoding uncharacterized protein LOC127838737 isoform X1 translates to MTTPVTMIVLVGVMIVSVSAVEDRTELQKEENKPSHSQDHGPHEYLSGSITDDLNSLLEQHKRFGLLLGNGFSFGKRHRQNEHESSEDRYNAHDNGKNGERYKYVLSERSKRSVHFYGNMLGKGLAFGKRHDYDRYINSEENDPYDVDEPEIEKRLYGGGILGRGYVFGKRHFPKNRLFGNILGGGFATKRAHGFEESNEIEEHANTESMDSIEEGLDNEYLQRNVDVDESNADDFKKKRYFHSSPGTRFIFGKRSGHEFNKRYGFLGRFRFSGKRFHNNLHNNIGGVLGNGFALGKRSHEDENPFDSEQSVSMEDESDDASFEDRYIGRGYMVNKRGLKRYGYVLGSGWKFGKRSGERGYLPEDDLEAKYFIDDDGNIFQLKDEEEGGQSGYQGDDDDDSHQFVALLSDPEDNHMLNEEHKRRIGYVLGKGMSFGKRAVSHKQYGHVLGHGFSFGK, encoded by the exons ATGACTACACCAGTAACGATGATAGTGCTGGTAGGAG TGATGATTGTTTCGGTTAGTGCAGTAGAGGATCGCACCGAATtacaaaaagaagaaaacaaaccaTCACATTCACAGGATCATGGTCCACATGAATACTTATCCGGATCTATCACGGATGACTTAAATTCATTGCTGGAACAACATAAACGTTTTGGTTTGCTACTAGGTAATGGGTTCAGTTTCGGCAAGAGGCATCGACAAAATGAACATGAATCGAGCGAAGACCGTTACAACGCTCATGACAATGGAAAGAATGGTGAACGTTATAAATATGTTCTCTCAGAAAGATCTAAGCGATCCGTTCACTTTTATGGGAACATGTTGGGTAAAGGATTAGCATTTGGTAAACGACATGATTATGATCGATACATAAACTCTGAGGAAAATGATCCATATGATGTTGACGAACCCGAAATAGAGAAACGACTTTACGGCGGAGGCATATTGGGAAGAGGATACGTTTTTGGAAAAAGacattttccaaaaaatagattGTTCGGTAATATTTTAGGTGGAGGATTTGCTACTAAACGTGCTCATGGTTTTGAAGAGTCAAACGAAATAGAAGAACATGCTAATACAGAATCTATGGACAGTATTGAAGAAGGGCTTGACAACGAATACTTACAAAGAAATGTTGATGTTGACGAGTCGAATGCCGACGATTTCAAGAAGAAGAGATATTTTCATAGCAGTCCCGGCACAAGGTTTATATTCGGTAAACGAAGCGGTCACGAATTTAACAAGCGGTATGGCTTTCTTGGACGATTTCGTTTTAGCGGCAAAAGATTTCACAAcaatttacataataatattggAGGGGTGCTAGGAAATGGCTTTGCTCTGGGTAAACGATCTCATGAAGATGAAAATCCTTTTGACTCTGAACAAAGTGTTTCAATGGAGGACGAAAGCGATGACGCGAGTTTTGAAGATAGATACATTGGAAGGGGATACATGGTAAATAAACGAGGACTGAAACGATACGGGTATGTTCTTGGAAGTGGGTGGAAGTTTGGTAAACGCTCGGGGGAGCGAGGATACCTCCCTGAAGATGATTTGGAGGCCAAATACTTTATTGACGACGACGGTAATATTTTTCAATTGAAAGACGAAGAAGAAGGTGGACAAAGCGGTTACCagggcgatgatgatgatgacagtcaTCAATTTGTTGCCCTTCTTTCAGATCCAGAAGACAATCACATGCTTAATGAAGAGCATAAACGAAGAATCGGTTATGTTCTTGGGAAAGGAATGAGCTTTGGTAAGCGAGCTGTTTCCCACAAACAGTACGGTCATGTGCTCGGTCATGGATTTTCCTTtggaaaataa
- the LOC127838737 gene encoding uncharacterized protein LOC127838737 isoform X2, protein MDKSVMIVSVSAVEDRTELQKEENKPSHSQDHGPHEYLSGSITDDLNSLLEQHKRFGLLLGNGFSFGKRHRQNEHESSEDRYNAHDNGKNGERYKYVLSERSKRSVHFYGNMLGKGLAFGKRHDYDRYINSEENDPYDVDEPEIEKRLYGGGILGRGYVFGKRHFPKNRLFGNILGGGFATKRAHGFEESNEIEEHANTESMDSIEEGLDNEYLQRNVDVDESNADDFKKKRYFHSSPGTRFIFGKRSGHEFNKRYGFLGRFRFSGKRFHNNLHNNIGGVLGNGFALGKRSHEDENPFDSEQSVSMEDESDDASFEDRYIGRGYMVNKRGLKRYGYVLGSGWKFGKRSGERGYLPEDDLEAKYFIDDDGNIFQLKDEEEGGQSGYQGDDDDDSHQFVALLSDPEDNHMLNEEHKRRIGYVLGKGMSFGKRAVSHKQYGHVLGHGFSFGK, encoded by the exons ATGGATAAGTCAG TGATGATTGTTTCGGTTAGTGCAGTAGAGGATCGCACCGAATtacaaaaagaagaaaacaaaccaTCACATTCACAGGATCATGGTCCACATGAATACTTATCCGGATCTATCACGGATGACTTAAATTCATTGCTGGAACAACATAAACGTTTTGGTTTGCTACTAGGTAATGGGTTCAGTTTCGGCAAGAGGCATCGACAAAATGAACATGAATCGAGCGAAGACCGTTACAACGCTCATGACAATGGAAAGAATGGTGAACGTTATAAATATGTTCTCTCAGAAAGATCTAAGCGATCCGTTCACTTTTATGGGAACATGTTGGGTAAAGGATTAGCATTTGGTAAACGACATGATTATGATCGATACATAAACTCTGAGGAAAATGATCCATATGATGTTGACGAACCCGAAATAGAGAAACGACTTTACGGCGGAGGCATATTGGGAAGAGGATACGTTTTTGGAAAAAGacattttccaaaaaatagattGTTCGGTAATATTTTAGGTGGAGGATTTGCTACTAAACGTGCTCATGGTTTTGAAGAGTCAAACGAAATAGAAGAACATGCTAATACAGAATCTATGGACAGTATTGAAGAAGGGCTTGACAACGAATACTTACAAAGAAATGTTGATGTTGACGAGTCGAATGCCGACGATTTCAAGAAGAAGAGATATTTTCATAGCAGTCCCGGCACAAGGTTTATATTCGGTAAACGAAGCGGTCACGAATTTAACAAGCGGTATGGCTTTCTTGGACGATTTCGTTTTAGCGGCAAAAGATTTCACAAcaatttacataataatattggAGGGGTGCTAGGAAATGGCTTTGCTCTGGGTAAACGATCTCATGAAGATGAAAATCCTTTTGACTCTGAACAAAGTGTTTCAATGGAGGACGAAAGCGATGACGCGAGTTTTGAAGATAGATACATTGGAAGGGGATACATGGTAAATAAACGAGGACTGAAACGATACGGGTATGTTCTTGGAAGTGGGTGGAAGTTTGGTAAACGCTCGGGGGAGCGAGGATACCTCCCTGAAGATGATTTGGAGGCCAAATACTTTATTGACGACGACGGTAATATTTTTCAATTGAAAGACGAAGAAGAAGGTGGACAAAGCGGTTACCagggcgatgatgatgatgacagtcaTCAATTTGTTGCCCTTCTTTCAGATCCAGAAGACAATCACATGCTTAATGAAGAGCATAAACGAAGAATCGGTTATGTTCTTGGGAAAGGAATGAGCTTTGGTAAGCGAGCTGTTTCCCACAAACAGTACGGTCATGTGCTCGGTCATGGATTTTCCTTtggaaaataa